The following coding sequences lie in one Filimonas effusa genomic window:
- a CDS encoding response regulator transcription factor, whose product MSTEGKGNILLVEDEENLHEALKLNLEIEGYSVTSAFNGTEALKAIQAEYFDLVILDIMLPELDGIGVTEGIRIQHIDVPILILSAKSSGSDRVLGLKKGADDYLTKPFNLEELLLRVDILIRKNKKMQDKETVGEHYEFGGNRIDFNAQEAVTWNEQPVQLSKKEAMLLKLLIENKNDVVTREKILQVVWGYNVYPTTRTIDNFILNFRKYFEQDSRSPRYFHSVRGVGYKFTDTPMN is encoded by the coding sequence ATGAGCACAGAAGGTAAAGGCAATATATTACTGGTAGAAGATGAAGAGAACCTGCATGAAGCGTTAAAGCTGAATCTTGAAATAGAGGGCTATTCCGTGACTTCGGCCTTTAACGGTACGGAGGCGCTGAAAGCCATACAGGCAGAGTATTTCGACCTGGTGATACTGGATATTATGTTGCCTGAACTGGATGGCATAGGCGTAACGGAGGGCATCCGTATACAACATATAGATGTGCCTATTCTTATTCTCAGTGCTAAAAGCAGCGGATCGGACAGGGTGCTGGGGTTAAAAAAGGGAGCGGACGATTATCTTACCAAACCTTTTAACCTTGAAGAGCTTTTACTCCGTGTTGATATTCTTATCCGCAAGAACAAAAAGATGCAGGATAAGGAAACCGTAGGTGAACATTATGAGTTTGGCGGCAACCGCATTGACTTTAATGCACAGGAGGCTGTTACGTGGAATGAGCAGCCTGTACAGCTTAGCAAGAAGGAGGCTATGTTGCTTAAGCTGCTTATAGAGAATAAAAATGATGTTGTTACCCGGGAGAAGATATTGCAGGTGGTATGGGGTTATAATGTATACCCGACTACCAGGACGATCGATAATTTCATTCTTAATTTCCGGAAATACTTTGAGCAGGATAGCCGCAGCCCCCGTTATTTTCATTCGGTAAGAGGGGTGGGGTATAAGTTTACCGATACGCCAATGAACTAA
- a CDS encoding gliding motility lipoprotein GldH, whose product MLRSRRKSFIAGITVVAFVCCLIQACTTIDLYEKLASFPKHEWTSAHKPAFTFNITDTSHPYQLYFVLRHTDAYRYKNIWVEIQVKEPDSTYTVTREFNLAAADRWLGEGMDDVFEHRVPFSRAPALLKKGAYTFTLKQIMREDPLLNVLNAGIRIEKQ is encoded by the coding sequence ATGTTACGTAGCAGGAGAAAGAGTTTCATAGCAGGAATAACCGTAGTGGCCTTCGTATGTTGTTTAATACAGGCCTGTACCACTATCGACCTGTATGAGAAGCTTGCTTCTTTTCCCAAACACGAATGGACGAGTGCGCACAAGCCGGCTTTTACTTTTAACATTACAGATACTTCTCATCCGTACCAGCTTTACTTTGTATTGCGGCATACGGATGCCTATCGTTATAAAAATATTTGGGTGGAAATACAGGTTAAAGAGCCTGATTCCACCTATACCGTTACCCGTGAGTTTAACCTTGCCGCTGCCGACAGGTGGCTTGGCGAAGGGATGGATGATGTGTTTGAGCACAGAGTGCCTTTCTCCAGGGCCCCGGCTCTGCTAAAAAAGGGCGCTTATACTTTTACCCTTAAGCAGATCATGCGCGAAGACCCCTTGCTCAACGTGCTGAACGCTGGCATACGTATTGAAAAGCAATAG
- the treA gene encoding alpha,alpha-trehalase TreA, whose protein sequence is MQRFLLFPLLFCFYCVQAQYGSIQPPDRLYGALLTDVQMSKVFKDGKTFVDCVPKKDPKAIASGYKSLRNNPLVRYSLKGFVDDNFSEPANPASGYVSDKSEPVTNHINKLWSVLSHAPDVAVNGSSLLPLPNPYIMPGGRFREIYYWDSYFTMLGLQESGMYAMIENMINNFAFMVQQYGHIPNGNRSYFLSRSQPPFFSMMLDLLAAQYGNRVYAQYQMTLQREYNYWMDKTDARGHTVTMPDGSVLNRYYDQDNVPRQESFFEDSTLALSSKSKNIRQLYRDLRSGAESGWDFSSRWLADGQHLSTIQTTRLVPVDLNCLIYHMELTLSKAYKETGDLVQSAYYSKLAGKRKKAIMKYCWSSAQGWYVDYHIGRKRQSAEMTLAGVVPFFVKLAPEEHINRVAATLEKSFLKAGGLMTTLKNTGEQWDAPNGWAPLQWMAIEGLNNYNKKELARTVATRWAELNIKVYKSTGKLMEKYNVVDTNLEAGGGEYEAQDGFGWTNGVLLKLLKMYNLQ, encoded by the coding sequence ATGCAAAGGTTTTTACTATTCCCGCTTCTTTTCTGTTTCTATTGTGTGCAGGCCCAGTATGGCAGTATTCAGCCGCCGGACAGGTTATATGGTGCGTTGCTTACCGATGTGCAGATGAGCAAGGTGTTTAAAGATGGAAAAACTTTTGTTGATTGTGTTCCCAAAAAGGATCCCAAGGCTATTGCGAGTGGTTATAAGTCGTTACGTAATAACCCGCTTGTCCGTTACTCGCTGAAAGGTTTTGTTGACGATAATTTTTCTGAGCCTGCCAATCCTGCCTCAGGGTATGTTTCCGATAAATCGGAGCCGGTGACCAATCATATTAACAAACTCTGGTCTGTATTAAGTCATGCGCCTGATGTTGCGGTAAATGGCAGTTCTTTGTTGCCCTTACCTAATCCGTATATTATGCCTGGCGGCAGGTTCAGGGAGATCTATTACTGGGATTCTTATTTTACGATGCTGGGGTTGCAGGAAAGTGGCATGTATGCTATGATCGAGAATATGATCAACAATTTTGCGTTTATGGTGCAGCAGTATGGTCATATACCTAATGGCAACAGGTCTTATTTCCTTAGCCGTTCGCAACCTCCTTTTTTCTCCATGATGCTTGATCTGCTGGCGGCGCAGTATGGTAACAGGGTTTATGCCCAATACCAGATGACGCTGCAGCGGGAATATAATTACTGGATGGATAAAACAGATGCCAGGGGGCATACTGTAACTATGCCTGACGGGTCTGTTCTCAACAGGTATTACGACCAGGATAATGTACCCAGGCAGGAGTCTTTTTTTGAAGATTCTACGCTTGCGTTATCATCGAAGAGCAAGAACATCCGCCAGTTATACCGTGATCTGCGTTCGGGAGCTGAAAGCGGATGGGACTTCAGCAGCCGCTGGCTTGCTGATGGTCAGCACCTGTCTACTATTCAAACGACGAGGCTGGTGCCGGTTGATCTCAATTGCCTGATCTATCATATGGAGCTTACACTTTCGAAAGCTTATAAGGAAACGGGTGATCTTGTTCAGTCGGCTTATTACTCCAAGCTGGCGGGTAAAAGGAAAAAGGCTATTATGAAGTACTGCTGGTCTTCTGCGCAGGGATGGTATGTTGATTATCATATCGGGCGCAAACGTCAGAGCGCAGAGATGACGCTGGCGGGTGTTGTACCATTCTTTGTTAAGCTTGCTCCTGAAGAACATATCAACCGTGTAGCTGCTACCCTGGAGAAGAGTTTTTTAAAGGCAGGCGGGCTTATGACAACGCTTAAGAATACGGGGGAGCAATGGGATGCTCCCAATGGCTGGGCGCCTCTTCAGTGGATGGCTATAGAAGGGTTAAACAACTATAACAAAAAGGAGCTTGCCCGTACGGTAGCAACGCGCTGGGCCGAACTGAATATTAAAGTGTATAAGTCGACCGGTAAACTCATGGAGAAATACAATGTAGTTGATACCAATCTCGAAGCGGGCGGTGGTGAATATGAGGCCCAGGACGGTTTTGGATGGACTAACGGGGTATTGCTGAAGTTGCTGAAGATGTATAACCTGCAGTAG
- a CDS encoding YicC/YloC family endoribonuclease, producing MLYSMTGYGRAEQAIGEKTFLVELRSLNGKQFDLRLTLPALLKPFEFDVRTTLSEQLERGSVECIITLKQNGAAKPVAINTELVKAYYQPVAQLAKDLNIEMDNILSTLLKLPDVIAPTNEILNKEDWPRFEAILKEAIGQLMAHRVEEGKILEADMLQRIANIETQQAIVARLEPNRRAKIKEGLVKVMEEHVGKENYDPNRLEQELIYYIEKIDISEEQVRLTNHCDYFKTILKERDKSKGKKLSFILQEIGREINTTGSKAYDAQIQQSVVLMKDELEKAKEQVLNIL from the coding sequence ATGTTGTACTCAATGACAGGTTATGGACGCGCAGAACAGGCAATCGGAGAAAAGACTTTCCTGGTGGAACTGAGGTCTCTTAATGGGAAACAGTTTGACCTGCGGTTAACTTTACCGGCCTTATTGAAGCCGTTTGAATTTGATGTGCGCACCACCCTTAGTGAGCAACTGGAGAGAGGTAGTGTGGAATGTATCATAACGCTCAAGCAAAACGGGGCTGCAAAACCGGTTGCCATTAATACTGAGCTGGTAAAAGCTTATTATCAACCTGTGGCGCAGCTTGCCAAGGATCTGAATATTGAAATGGACAATATCCTGAGCACCTTGCTGAAGTTGCCTGATGTTATTGCTCCCACCAATGAAATCCTCAATAAAGAAGACTGGCCGCGATTTGAGGCTATTCTTAAAGAGGCTATTGGTCAGCTTATGGCGCACCGTGTAGAGGAAGGTAAAATTCTCGAGGCCGATATGCTGCAGCGTATTGCGAATATAGAAACGCAGCAGGCTATTGTTGCCAGGCTGGAGCCCAACAGGCGCGCCAAGATCAAAGAAGGCCTGGTTAAGGTAATGGAAGAGCATGTAGGGAAAGAGAATTACGATCCCAACAGGCTGGAGCAGGAGTTGATCTACTATATCGAGAAAATTGATATCAGTGAGGAGCAGGTTCGTCTTACCAATCACTGTGATTATTTCAAAACCATCCTGAAAGAAAGGGATAAGAGCAAGGGTAAGAAGCTTTCTTTTATTCTCCAGGAAATAGGCCGTGAGATCAATACCACGGGTTCGAAAGCTTACGATGCACAGATCCAGCAATCCGTGGTACTCATGAAAGATGAGCTTGAAAAGGCGAAGGAGCAGGTTCTGAATATTTTATAG
- a CDS encoding BatD family protein, giving the protein MRFLEHTILSSMLLLLIPFALRAQEPFNIHVSASEIFRNDVLQVEYTIDNGQAISHFEAPVFRNWAIRSGPMVTKSHTIVNGQSSEKTSYMYSLAPEKTGTLEIPSTTVVNGGKKLSCKAVQIKILNKDNPSPVHSPPPPSSQLQSLFGEEVKDDVFAQAPVLRRGDNPAAVIRNNCFIRVNSSKKRIYVGEPVMVTYRLYTALPSNPISGEPPYFNGCSVSEIPFEQAFETEKIDGKTFRVATIRKVQLIPLEAGTLSLGRQTIQNEVTFRIADEQYRRQPYKLMLKNAPASIEVSALPTPAPALFSGVVGSFTITARAEKTSVPAQENNSLVISVKGKGNLERIIDAPKVSWPAGLEHYDANSREDINKEVFPFEGYRTFEIPFIGSKQGNANINPIEFCYFDPEQQTYQTIRSESIPLTFTKAAKYDYRNDPAFREDRTTRQYIWIVPALALLVTSILYINSRQEKQKKEKAAIAAAATPVVVAKTDFNAAVELLVHVEDQRTFFNKCKTILHDAMAEAAHSPATCSREQLLKMISETETGDSDQLTEQCREFFTICDHALYTPTDEAPPKEQVLVTLQQLIYRLC; this is encoded by the coding sequence ATGCGTTTCCTGGAACATACAATTTTGAGCAGCATGCTGCTGCTGCTGATCCCATTTGCCCTCAGGGCACAGGAGCCTTTCAACATACACGTTTCCGCCTCCGAGATCTTCAGGAACGATGTGCTGCAGGTAGAATATACCATCGATAACGGCCAGGCCATCTCCCATTTCGAAGCGCCGGTATTCCGCAACTGGGCCATACGGTCGGGCCCCATGGTAACAAAATCACACACCATCGTCAATGGCCAGTCAAGTGAGAAAACCAGCTATATGTACTCGCTAGCCCCCGAAAAAACCGGCACCCTCGAAATTCCCTCCACCACAGTTGTCAATGGCGGAAAAAAACTTTCCTGCAAAGCCGTACAAATAAAAATACTCAACAAGGATAATCCATCACCCGTACATAGCCCGCCACCGCCGTCATCACAACTGCAATCGCTTTTCGGGGAAGAAGTGAAAGACGACGTCTTTGCACAGGCGCCGGTACTGCGGCGCGGCGACAATCCCGCTGCCGTTATCCGCAATAATTGCTTCATCAGGGTAAACAGCAGCAAAAAACGAATTTATGTAGGCGAACCCGTTATGGTAACCTACAGGCTCTACACAGCCTTACCCAGCAATCCCATAAGCGGAGAACCACCCTATTTCAACGGCTGCAGCGTAAGCGAAATACCTTTTGAACAGGCATTCGAAACAGAAAAGATAGACGGCAAAACATTCAGGGTCGCCACTATACGTAAAGTGCAGCTGATACCGCTGGAAGCAGGTACATTAAGCCTCGGCAGGCAAACCATACAAAACGAAGTCACCTTCCGCATCGCCGACGAACAATACCGCCGGCAACCTTATAAATTAATGCTGAAGAATGCCCCCGCCAGTATCGAAGTATCAGCCTTACCCACCCCGGCCCCGGCTTTGTTTTCAGGCGTCGTAGGCAGCTTTACCATCACCGCACGGGCAGAAAAAACATCCGTTCCTGCACAGGAAAATAACAGCCTGGTAATATCCGTAAAAGGTAAAGGCAACCTGGAACGCATTATCGATGCACCTAAAGTAAGCTGGCCGGCAGGACTGGAACATTACGACGCAAACAGCAGGGAAGATATCAATAAAGAAGTCTTTCCGTTCGAAGGCTATCGCACCTTCGAAATCCCCTTCATAGGCAGTAAACAAGGCAACGCAAATATCAATCCCATTGAATTCTGCTACTTTGACCCGGAACAACAAACCTACCAGACAATACGCTCCGAAAGCATCCCGTTAACCTTTACCAAAGCCGCGAAATACGATTACCGGAACGACCCGGCTTTTCGCGAAGACCGGACCACCCGCCAGTATATATGGATAGTTCCTGCCCTGGCATTACTCGTAACCAGTATCCTGTACATTAACTCTAGACAGGAGAAACAGAAAAAAGAAAAAGCAGCCATAGCAGCCGCAGCAACACCAGTGGTTGTAGCTAAAACAGATTTCAACGCAGCTGTAGAACTACTGGTGCATGTTGAAGATCAGCGAACATTCTTTAATAAATGTAAAACGATCCTGCACGATGCCATGGCCGAAGCCGCTCATTCACCGGCAACATGCAGCAGAGAACAGCTATTAAAAATGATCTCGGAAACCGAAACCGGCGATAGTGATCAGCTTACAGAACAATGCCGGGAATTCTTCACCATATGCGATCACGCACTGTATACCCCCACCGATGAAGCCCCTCCAAAAGAGCAGGTACTGGTAACACTCCAACAACTGATCTACAGGTTGTGCTAG
- a CDS encoding sensor histidine kinase — MKVPQFFKKRYLFFITLSYWVLLLYIMAAFVFWFITLETQNRQMYVFRVGELKRDDPGYYDKVVEIDKAHRMKSIQYIGEGSTLLLLMLLGAVFVYRAVRRQIITSHQQQNFMMAVTHELKTPIAVARLNLETMLKRKLDESQQQRLLQNTLQEAVRLNELCNNILVTAQLETGAYSISRQELDISSLVQHSADEFSVRYSQRRINTSIQPELFVEGESLLLQLLISNLIENALKYSAKDEPVSVFVSAQHKHVKIEIADGGAGIPDEEKKLVFEKFYRIGSESTRTTKGTGLGLYLCKKITADHKGTITIKDNKPHGSIFTVILQSV, encoded by the coding sequence ATGAAGGTCCCCCAATTTTTTAAAAAGCGATACCTGTTTTTCATCACCCTTTCTTACTGGGTGTTGCTTCTCTATATTATGGCTGCATTTGTGTTTTGGTTTATTACGCTGGAAACACAGAACAGGCAGATGTATGTATTCAGGGTTGGCGAGCTTAAAAGAGATGATCCGGGCTATTACGACAAGGTGGTGGAGATAGACAAGGCGCACCGCATGAAATCGATCCAGTATATTGGAGAAGGAAGCACTTTGCTGTTGCTTATGCTGTTAGGCGCTGTATTTGTTTATCGTGCAGTTCGCAGGCAGATCATCACTTCGCACCAGCAGCAGAATTTTATGATGGCGGTGACGCATGAGCTTAAGACGCCTATTGCCGTGGCGCGGCTGAACCTTGAGACAATGCTGAAGCGCAAGCTCGATGAATCGCAGCAGCAGCGGCTGCTACAGAATACCTTACAGGAGGCGGTGCGGTTAAATGAGCTTTGCAACAACATTCTTGTTACTGCACAGCTTGAGACCGGGGCTTATTCCATCAGCCGGCAGGAGCTTGATATCAGCTCCCTGGTGCAGCACAGTGCAGATGAATTTTCGGTTCGTTATTCCCAGCGCCGTATCAATACGAGTATTCAGCCCGAATTATTTGTAGAGGGGGAAAGTTTGTTGTTGCAATTGCTTATAAGTAATCTTATTGAAAATGCTTTAAAATATTCTGCGAAGGATGAGCCGGTATCTGTTTTTGTGAGTGCCCAGCACAAACATGTGAAGATAGAGATCGCTGATGGCGGGGCTGGTATTCCTGATGAAGAAAAGAAGCTTGTATTCGAGAAATTCTATCGTATTGGGAGTGAAAGTACCCGTACTACCAAAGGAACGGGGCTTGGGCTGTACCTTTGTAAAAAGATAACTGCCGACCATAAGGGCACTATTACCATCAAAGATAATAAGCCGCATGGCAGCATATTTACCGTCATATTACAATCAGTATAA